One region of Jonesiaceae bacterium BS-20 genomic DNA includes:
- a CDS encoding alpha/beta hydrolase, which produces MSSGSPVTRTDPPEFLRSVKLPPQNPLAPDPALQRVWREDTLGPDFVASTLDLGTDDEGLVVATVVKYRPPHTARTARAVLYIHGWSDYFFQTETAQFWHAQGATFYAVDLRKYGRSLRSHQTPGYTADLATYAVDIEAAIDLIQEDLGPNTSIMLMGHSTGGLTASLWAHYNPGRISGLILNSPWLELQGSSVVRTVSQPAIAQLARFQPKTPLPNIDAGFYARTVDAEYGGEWTTNRQWRPNPAFPVRAGWLSAVTAGHARIARGLEIKVPILMLASAKTTIAARWSEDMRTSDSVLDVELLARRAVQLGNNVTVVRITDGLHDLALSARPVRAQYYKRMGQWLTAYGWAGSA; this is translated from the coding sequence GTGAGTTCCGGTAGCCCGGTTACTCGAACGGATCCGCCCGAGTTCCTGCGCTCGGTGAAGTTGCCACCTCAAAACCCACTGGCCCCCGACCCTGCTCTGCAGCGCGTGTGGCGTGAAGATACCCTCGGACCGGATTTCGTGGCCAGTACACTGGATTTAGGCACCGATGACGAGGGACTTGTCGTGGCCACCGTGGTCAAATATAGACCGCCGCACACCGCCCGGACCGCTCGGGCTGTCCTCTACATTCATGGCTGGAGCGATTACTTTTTCCAAACGGAAACCGCGCAATTCTGGCACGCCCAGGGGGCCACTTTTTATGCCGTAGACCTACGTAAATATGGCCGATCCTTGCGTTCTCACCAGACCCCGGGCTATACAGCGGACCTAGCTACCTACGCGGTCGACATAGAGGCCGCGATTGATCTCATCCAAGAGGATCTGGGTCCTAATACTTCGATTATGCTGATGGGGCACTCAACGGGAGGCTTAACCGCTAGTTTGTGGGCCCACTACAACCCGGGCCGGATCAGCGGTTTGATCCTCAACTCCCCCTGGCTCGAGTTGCAAGGTTCCTCCGTGGTGCGGACGGTCTCTCAACCCGCGATTGCCCAGCTGGCCAGATTTCAGCCCAAGACGCCCCTGCCCAATATAGATGCTGGGTTCTATGCCCGCACGGTCGATGCCGAATACGGAGGCGAGTGGACTACCAACAGGCAGTGGCGGCCCAACCCTGCGTTTCCGGTGCGGGCCGGGTGGCTCTCAGCGGTAACCGCCGGGCACGCCAGAATTGCCCGGGGGCTCGAGATCAAGGTTCCAATTCTCATGTTGGCCTCGGCAAAAACTACGATTGCCGCCCGCTGGTCAGAAGACATGCGTACCTCTGACTCCGTGCTTGATGTCGAGTTACTTGCCCGCCGGGCCGTCCAGTTGGGAAACAATGTCACCGTGGTTCGGATTACTGACGGACTGCATGACTTAGCGCTCTCTGCACGGCCCGTGCGTGCACAGTATTACAAGCGGATGGGTCAGTGGCTCACCGCCTACGGCTGGG